One segment of Anopheles stephensi strain Indian chromosome 3, UCI_ANSTEP_V1.0, whole genome shotgun sequence DNA contains the following:
- the LOC118512639 gene encoding P protein-like isoform X2 gives MRLKTARKSFRRHKSKTALDFPQPSEVTEASLELWRTLPPKIRHDPSMVSFQQVELEHARLNGDCHEDSFPEIQGLEEDGGEEYEDEEEEEEDEEYENEFITINVTNEEGQNKEIGHVKEKKDIPKPHVHHLAGHYIGNITPPKHDDINDTGQNHVDEDHPFRKYSKIICLFITWLLIMSFMVVKDEKLVEPKHLSISPGKTKAYILPHLPQSTRIKVTLEGTFLSEPYSNITEHYLEVYLQMLSSTLETNSTDMYSTSSAKNISESWYIPIVHPYLFDSAPIVKEQRLFDIIDTNYEQLHQTNGGLVRLMIRSNIQASMPVAIRYDQSPVNRDVGVIYAAFVLIFLYVLIIWEIVHRTFAAVIASTLAISILAALNDRPTMEDIIGWIDVETILLLFSMMILVAILAETGIFDYLSVYIYKITNGKIWSLIHCLCLCTVLISSFLDNVTTVLLMAPITIRLCEVMDMNPVPILMAITVHANIGGTTTPVGDPPNIIITSNQYILKHGVTFLTFTAHMLVGVIIVVITTNIHLRIIYKNINHLRMHEPKELKELRRNIKVWERAAGKIPPYSKDANIVRETLMKKVKLLRHQYKKKMTKGTVPEDIYRSTLEELQREHPIKNRSLLIKSGIVCVFIVSLFFLESIPELRRLSSGWAALLGVVLLLIISDKNDMDAVLSRVEWPTLLFFAAMFTLMEAVERMGLIDWIGHATETIILSVSEDLRLAVAIIIILWISALTSAFVDSIPVTAMMVKIVVALSEKAYLGLPLQPMVWALAFGPCLGGNGTLVGASANVICAGIAEQHGYRFSFMDYFKLGFPIMLVSVLVTTGYLIMAHVVFAWH, from the exons gCGATTGTCATGAGGATTCGTTTCCGGAAATTCAAGGACTGGAAGAGGACGGCGGGGAAGAGTAcgaggatgaggaggaggaggaggaggacgaagaGTACGAGAATGAGTTCATCACCATCAACGTCACGAATGAGGAGGGTCAAAATAAGGAAATAGGTCATGTGAAGGAGAAGAA AGATATACCGAAGCCGCACGTCCATCATCTGGCTGGGCATTACATCGGCAACATTACACCGCCGAAGCACGACGATATCAACGACACCGGTCAGAATCATGTGGACGAGGACCATCCGTTTCGGAAGTACTCGAAAATTATCTGCCTTTTCATCACGTGGCTGCTGATAATGTCGTTCATGGTGGTGAAGGATGAGAAGCTGGTCGAGCCGAAGCACCTATCGATTTCACCCGGCAAGACGAAGGCATACATCCTACCCCATCTGCCGCAGAGCACGCGGATTAAGGTGACGCTCGAGGGTACGTTCCTGAGCGAACCGTACAGCAACATTACGGAGCACTATCTGGAGGTGTACCTTCAGATGCTTTCGTCCACGCTGGAGACGAACTCGACCGATATGTACTCAACCAGCTCAGCTAAG AACATCAGCGAGTCCTGGTACATCCCGATCGTACATCCGTATCTGTTCGATAGTGCACCGATCGTGAAGGAGCAACGTCTGTTCGACATCATCGACACAAACTACGAGCAACTGCACCAAACCAACGGTGGCTTGGTGCGATTGATGATCCGCAGCAACATTCAGGCCAGCATGCCCGTTGCGATCCGGTACGATCAATCGCCCGTGAATCGTGACGTCGGTGTGATCTACGCTGCGTTCGTACTCATCTTCCTGTACGTGTTGATCATCTGGGAGATTGTGCACCGGACGTTTGCGGCCGTAATTGCCTCCACGCTAGCCATATCAATCCTGGCGGCGCTGAACGATCGTCCCACGATGGAGGACATTATCGGGTGGATTGATGTGGAAACGATTCTGCTACTCTTCTCGATGATGATCCTGGTGGCGATCCTCGCCGAGACAGGAATATTTGATTATCTATCGGTGTACATCTATAAG ATTACGAACGGCAAGATATGGAGTCTTATACACTGCCTGTGTCTGTGTACGGTGTTGATCTCTTCGTTTTTGGACAATGTAACAACCGTACTTTTAATGGCGCCCATTACAATTCG GCTGTGCGAAGTAATGGACATGAATCCGGTGCCGATTTTAATGGCGATCACTGTACATGCCAACATTGGCGGCACGACAACACCCGTTGGCGATCCACCGAACATCATCATTACCTCGAACCAGTACATACTGAAACAC GGAGTCACTTTCCTTACCTTTACCGCACACATGCTGGTCGGCGTCATTATCGTCGtcatcaccaccaacatccATCTGCGTATCATCTACAAAAACATTAACCACCTGCGCATGCACGAGCCGAAGGAACTGAAGGAGCTGCGGCGCAACATTAAGGTGTGGGAGCGTGCGGCCGGCAAGATCCCACCCTACTCCAAGGATGCCAACATAGTGCGTGAAACGCTCATGAAGAAGGTGAAGTTGTTGCGCCACCAGTACAAGAAAAAGATGACAAAGGGTACCGTACCGGAGGATATCTATCGGTCCACGCTCGAGGAACTCCAGCGCGAGCATCCGATCAAGAATCGTTCACTACTGATCAAGTCCGGCATCGTGTGCGTGTTTATTGTGTCGCTGTTTTTCCTCGAGTCAATTCCGGAACTGCGACGCCTCTCGTCTGGCTGGGCAGCCCTGCTCGGGGTCGTACTGCTGCTCATCATATCCGACAAGAACGATATGGATGCGGTCCTGTCGCGGGTGGAGTGGCCAACGCTACTGTTCTTTGCCGCCATGTTTACGCTGATGGAAGCGGTCGAACGGATGGGGTTGATCGATTGGATTGGACATGCGACGGAAACGATCATTCTATCCGTGTCGGAAGATCTTCGACTAGCGGTggcgatcatcatcatacTGTGGATCTCGGCCCTAACGTCCGCGTTCGTGGACAGCATTCCCGTGACGGCTATGATGGTGAAGATAGTGGTTGCGTTGTCCGAGAAGGCGTACCTTGGATTGCCACTGCAACCGATGGTATGGGCGCTGGCATTCGGTCCGTGTCTCGGGGGCAACGGTACGCTGGTGGGTGCATCCGCGAACGTTATCTGCGCTGGCATTGCGGAACAACATGGCTATCGATTCAGCTTTATGGATTACTTCAA ACTCGGATTCCCGATCATGCTGGTCAGTGTGCTGGTCACCACCGGGTACCTGATAATGGCCCACGTCGTCTTCGCCTGGCACTAG